The proteins below are encoded in one region of Streptomyces ficellus:
- a CDS encoding STAS domain-containing protein: MDLSLSTRNVSGPGGDRTVVEVGGEIDVYTAPKLREQLVELVNDGSYHLVVDMEGVDFLDSTGLGVLVGGLKRVRAHEGSLRLVCNQERILKIFRITGLTKVFPIHTTVDEAVAATD, encoded by the coding sequence GTGGACCTGTCCCTGTCGACTCGCAATGTGTCCGGCCCTGGTGGCGACCGTACGGTCGTCGAGGTCGGTGGCGAGATTGATGTGTATACCGCGCCCAAGCTGCGCGAGCAGTTGGTCGAGTTGGTGAATGACGGCAGCTACCACCTGGTCGTCGACATGGAGGGCGTGGACTTCCTCGACTCGACCGGTCTCGGCGTGCTGGTGGGCGGCCTGAAGCGCGTGCGCGCGCACGAAGGATCGCTGCGCCTGGTCTGCAACCAGGAGCGCATTCTCAAGATCTTCCGGATCACTGGCCTGACCAAGGTGTTCCCGATCCACACCACGGTCGACGAGGCCGTCGCGGCGACCGACTGA
- a CDS encoding oxidoreductase, translating into MSTNPSDPLVALGTLPGVPDAVDSVRKAVDRVYGHRVMRRRSNEVASEAALRGARGSAALSGADWALEEVRRRTDFGGDEEARTVGAALRLSAEAGQLLSIWRQSPMRVLARLHLVAAGDPGRPAGPAASPVASSEAAAGAPADSVGRPRRDGEPVVEPLIEAPLPSAAEVAGRLEGLADLIVTGSSAPALVTAAVVHGELLALRPFTSYSGLVARAAERLVLIGSGLDPKAICPAEVGHAEQGRAAYVAAFEGYLSGTPEGMAAWITHCGRAVELGVRESTAVCEALQRGAA; encoded by the coding sequence ATGAGTACGAATCCCTCTGACCCCCTGGTCGCGCTGGGAACGCTGCCCGGCGTGCCCGATGCGGTGGACTCCGTTCGCAAGGCCGTCGACCGGGTCTACGGGCACCGTGTGATGCGGCGCCGCAGCAATGAGGTGGCGTCGGAGGCCGCCCTGCGCGGCGCGCGCGGCTCGGCCGCCCTGTCCGGTGCCGACTGGGCGCTGGAGGAGGTGCGCCGGCGTACCGACTTCGGCGGTGACGAGGAGGCGCGGACGGTCGGTGCCGCGTTGCGTCTGAGCGCCGAGGCTGGGCAGTTGCTGTCGATCTGGCGGCAGTCGCCGATGCGGGTGCTGGCCCGGCTCCACCTGGTCGCGGCGGGCGACCCGGGCCGGCCGGCCGGCCCGGCGGCGAGCCCGGTGGCCAGCTCCGAGGCGGCGGCCGGTGCGCCGGCCGATTCGGTGGGACGGCCGCGGCGGGACGGTGAGCCCGTGGTCGAGCCCCTGATCGAGGCCCCGCTGCCGAGTGCCGCGGAGGTCGCGGGGCGGCTGGAGGGGCTGGCGGACCTCATCGTGACGGGCAGCTCGGCCCCGGCGTTGGTGACGGCCGCCGTGGTGCACGGCGAGCTGCTGGCGCTGCGGCCCTTCACCTCGTACAGCGGGCTGGTGGCGCGGGCGGCCGAGCGGCTCGTGCTGATCGGCAGTGGCCTGGACCCGAAGGCGATCTGCCCGGCTGAGGTCGGCCACGCCGAACAGGGGCGGGCGGCGTACGTGGCGGCCTTCGAGGGCTATCTCTCCGGTACTCCGGAGGGCATGGCGGCGTGGATCACGCACTGCGGGCGAGCGGTGGAGCTCGGGGTCCGGGAGTCCACCGCGGTGTGCGAGGCGCTCCAGCGCGGAGCGGCGTAG
- a CDS encoding type II secretion system F family protein, which translates to MYAAVCAGAAAWLVLERGRGTRRARLLFADPGSAGAGEARSALERWSWRGWAPLLRGRREWLCLVVAVALALLGRSVLPLLAGACAVPLVGRRLRAAARARERERRADAVIALCGALAGELRAGWQPGQALRWAAGTTGALGGEEAAVLAAARFGGDVPEALRKAAREGGADGLVGLAACWKVAVDGGAGFAAGLDRLEAALRERRDQRERLRAQLAGAWATVAVLALLPVVGLAMGWALGADPLRVLFHTPAGLGCLAVGGLLEAAGLWWAARVVRSGEEP; encoded by the coding sequence ATGTACGCGGCGGTGTGCGCGGGTGCGGCGGCCTGGCTGGTGCTGGAGCGGGGGCGCGGGACGCGCAGGGCGCGGCTGCTGTTCGCCGATCCTGGCTCCGCGGGCGCCGGCGAAGCACGGTCGGCCCTGGAGAGGTGGTCGTGGCGGGGGTGGGCGCCGCTGCTGCGGGGGCGGCGGGAGTGGTTGTGCCTCGTGGTGGCGGTGGCCCTCGCGCTGCTGGGGCGGTCGGTGCTGCCGCTCCTCGCGGGGGCGTGTGCCGTGCCGCTGGTGGGCCGGCGGCTGCGGGCCGCGGCTCGTGCCCGCGAACGCGAGCGACGGGCGGACGCGGTGATCGCACTGTGCGGGGCGTTGGCCGGCGAGTTGCGCGCCGGGTGGCAGCCCGGGCAGGCGTTGCGCTGGGCGGCGGGCACCACCGGGGCGCTGGGCGGCGAGGAAGCGGCGGTCCTGGCGGCGGCCCGGTTCGGGGGTGACGTACCGGAGGCGCTGCGGAAGGCGGCGCGGGAGGGCGGCGCGGACGGCCTGGTGGGTCTGGCGGCCTGCTGGAAGGTGGCCGTGGACGGTGGCGCCGGGTTCGCGGCGGGCCTGGACCGGCTGGAGGCGGCGCTCAGGGAGCGGCGGGACCAGCGGGAACGGCTGAGAGCGCAACTGGCGGGCGCCTGGGCGACCGTGGCCGTCCTCGCGCTGCTGCCGGTGGTGGGGCTCGCGATGGGGTGGGCGCTCGGCGCGGACCCGTTGCGGGTGCTGTTCCACACGCCGGCGGGACTGGGGTGCCTGGCGGTCGGCGGGCTCCTGGAGGCCGCGGGCCTGTGGTGGGCCGCACGGGTCGTACGGAGCGGGGAGGAGCCGTGA
- a CDS encoding DUF4244 domain-containing protein produces the protein MRNRMVQAVKARVAWVARAARVRGVGGGRDAGMTTAEYAMGTLAACAFAAVLYKIVTSDVVSGGLQSLIGRALDAQF, from the coding sequence ATGAGGAACCGGATGGTGCAGGCCGTGAAGGCGCGCGTGGCGTGGGTCGCGCGGGCGGCGCGGGTGCGTGGAGTTGGCGGCGGAAGGGACGCGGGGATGACGACCGCCGAGTACGCGATGGGGACACTCGCCGCGTGCGCCTTCGCCGCCGTGCTCTACAAGATCGTGACGAGTGACGTCGTATCGGGTGGACTGCAGTCACTGATCGGGAGGGCGCTCGATGCCCAGTTCTGA
- a CDS encoding DEAD/DEAH box helicase — MAFIHLPAAMHDALGALSVTPVTHSVPMAMNHRPSRPPESGETRPTPGTVLDRLATGADRAARITHTEHLPPRAGRHAVWPDRIRPEVINAIRTAGIEHPWAHQAAAAEYALDGESVVIATGTASGKSLAYLAPVLTTLLDGSEAPNGRGATALYLAPTKALAADQRRSVKALAQPLGNRIRPAVYDGDTPVEEREWVRQYANYVLTNPDMLHRGVLPSHPRWSSFLRSLRYVVIDECHTYRGVFGSHVAQVLRRLRRVCARYGSSPVFLLASATAARPAHAAERLTGLPVREVADDASPRGEMVFALWEPPLTELQGEQGAPVRRTATAETADLLTDLTVQGVRSVAFVRSRRGAELISVIAKERLAEVDRSLPARVAAYRGGYLPEERRALERALHSGELLGLAATTALELGIDVSGLDAVVIAGYPGTRASLWQQAGRAGRSGQGALAVLVARDDPLDTFLVHHPEALFRQPVESTVLDPDNPYVLAPHLCAAAAEVPLTDSDLALFGPAVPDLLPQLESAGLLRRRASGWYWTRRERAADLTDIRGEGGSPVQIVEAGTGRLLGTVDESAAHAAVHDGAVHLHMGRTYLVRQLDLKDSVALVEEANPPYSTTARDTTAISVLETDTEIPWGDGRLCYGSVEVTNQVVSYLRRRLITGEVLGETKLDLPPRTLRTRAVWWTVTEDQLDAARVNPEQLGGALHAAEHASIGLLPLFATCDRWDIGGVSVPLHPDTMLPTVFVYDGHPGGAGFAERAFHTAREWLTATRDAIASCECDAGCPSCIQSPKCGNGNDPLHKRGAVRLLTELLRGAPEAPQEAPHVP; from the coding sequence ATGGCATTCATTCACTTACCAGCAGCCATGCACGACGCCTTGGGAGCATTGTCCGTCACGCCGGTGACACACTCGGTGCCGATGGCCATGAATCACCGCCCCAGTCGACCCCCCGAGAGCGGGGAAACCCGCCCCACGCCCGGTACGGTCCTCGACCGGCTCGCCACAGGGGCGGACCGGGCTGCGCGCATCACTCATACGGAGCACCTGCCCCCGAGAGCGGGTCGGCATGCAGTCTGGCCCGATCGCATCCGTCCAGAAGTGATCAACGCCATCCGAACGGCGGGCATCGAGCACCCCTGGGCCCACCAGGCGGCCGCCGCCGAGTACGCGCTGGACGGCGAGTCGGTCGTCATCGCCACCGGCACCGCGTCCGGCAAGTCGCTCGCCTATCTGGCCCCGGTCCTCACGACCCTGCTGGACGGCTCCGAGGCGCCCAACGGCCGTGGCGCGACCGCCCTGTACCTGGCCCCCACCAAGGCGCTCGCCGCCGACCAGCGGCGCTCGGTCAAAGCCCTCGCCCAACCGCTGGGCAACCGCATCCGGCCCGCCGTGTACGACGGCGACACCCCGGTCGAGGAGCGTGAGTGGGTCCGCCAGTACGCCAACTACGTACTGACCAACCCCGACATGCTCCACCGCGGCGTGCTCCCCTCCCACCCCCGCTGGTCCTCCTTCCTCCGCTCACTGCGCTACGTGGTCATCGACGAGTGCCACACCTACCGGGGCGTCTTCGGCTCCCACGTCGCCCAGGTGCTGCGCCGGCTGCGCCGCGTCTGCGCCCGCTACGGCTCCTCCCCCGTCTTCCTCCTCGCCTCCGCCACCGCCGCCCGGCCCGCCCACGCGGCGGAGCGCCTGACCGGCCTGCCGGTACGCGAGGTCGCCGACGACGCCTCACCGCGCGGGGAGATGGTGTTCGCGCTGTGGGAGCCGCCGCTGACCGAGCTCCAGGGCGAGCAGGGCGCCCCGGTACGCCGCACCGCCACCGCCGAGACCGCCGACCTGCTGACGGACCTCACCGTCCAGGGCGTCCGCTCCGTCGCCTTCGTACGCTCACGGCGCGGCGCCGAGCTGATCTCGGTCATCGCCAAGGAGCGCCTCGCGGAGGTCGACCGCTCGCTGCCCGCGCGAGTGGCCGCCTACCGGGGCGGCTACCTGCCCGAGGAGCGCCGGGCCCTGGAGCGGGCCCTGCACTCGGGTGAGCTGCTCGGGCTGGCCGCGACCACCGCCCTGGAGCTGGGCATCGACGTGTCGGGCCTGGACGCCGTCGTCATCGCCGGGTACCCGGGCACCCGCGCTTCGCTCTGGCAGCAGGCGGGCCGCGCCGGGCGCTCCGGGCAGGGAGCGCTCGCCGTGCTCGTGGCCCGCGACGACCCGCTGGACACCTTCCTCGTCCACCACCCGGAGGCGCTGTTCCGCCAACCGGTGGAGTCGACCGTCCTGGACCCCGACAACCCCTACGTCCTCGCACCCCACCTGTGCGCCGCGGCCGCCGAGGTCCCGCTCACCGACTCCGATCTGGCTCTGTTCGGCCCGGCCGTCCCCGACCTGCTGCCCCAGCTGGAGTCGGCCGGCCTGCTGCGACGGCGGGCGTCCGGCTGGTACTGGACCCGCCGGGAACGCGCCGCCGACCTCACCGACATCCGGGGCGAGGGCGGCAGCCCCGTACAGATCGTCGAGGCCGGCACGGGCCGGCTGCTCGGCACGGTCGACGAGTCCGCCGCCCACGCCGCCGTCCACGACGGCGCGGTGCACCTCCACATGGGCCGCACCTACCTGGTCCGGCAGCTCGACCTGAAGGACTCGGTCGCCCTCGTGGAGGAGGCCAACCCGCCCTATTCCACGACCGCCCGCGACACCACCGCCATCTCCGTGCTCGAGACCGACACCGAGATCCCCTGGGGCGACGGCCGCCTGTGCTACGGGTCCGTCGAGGTCACCAACCAGGTCGTCTCCTACCTGCGTCGCCGTCTGATCACCGGCGAGGTGCTCGGCGAGACGAAGCTCGACCTGCCGCCCCGCACCCTGCGCACCCGCGCCGTGTGGTGGACCGTCACCGAGGACCAGTTGGACGCCGCCCGGGTGAACCCGGAGCAGCTCGGTGGAGCCCTGCACGCCGCCGAGCACGCGTCCATCGGCCTGCTGCCGCTCTTCGCCACCTGTGACCGCTGGGACATCGGAGGGGTGTCCGTCCCGCTCCACCCGGACACGATGCTGCCGACGGTCTTCGTGTACGACGGCCACCCCGGCGGCGCCGGATTCGCCGAACGCGCCTTCCACACCGCCCGCGAGTGGCTCACCGCGACCCGTGACGCCATCGCGTCCTGCGAATGCGACGCGGGCTGCCCCTCCTGCATCCAGTCGCCCAAGTGCGGCAACGGCAACGACCCGCTGCACAAGCGTGGAGCCGTCCGGCTCCTCACGGAACTGCTGCGGGGAGCCCCGGAAGCGCCCCAGGAGGCCCCGCACGTGCCCTGA
- a CDS encoding HAD family hydrolase, whose translation MLALVENHSLPRTAAFFDLDKTVIAKSSTLTFSKSFYQGGLINRRAVLRTAYIQFVFLAGGADHEQMERMRQYLSALCKGWNVQQVKDLVAETLHDLIDPIIYDEAASLIEEHHAAGRDVVIVSTSGAEVVEPIGEMLGADRVVATRMVVGDDGCFTGEVEYYAYGPTKAEAIRELAEAEGYDLSRCYAYSDSATDLPMLEAVGNPYTVNPDRALRREATARDWPVLVFNRPVRLKQRLPAFRMPPRPALVAAAAVGAAAATAGLVWYASRRRQSA comes from the coding sequence ATGCTCGCACTCGTGGAAAACCACTCCTTGCCGCGCACAGCAGCCTTCTTTGACCTGGACAAGACGGTCATTGCGAAGTCATCGACGTTGACCTTCAGCAAGTCCTTCTATCAAGGCGGCCTGATCAACCGCCGCGCCGTACTGCGGACTGCCTACATCCAGTTCGTCTTCCTGGCCGGCGGCGCCGACCACGAGCAGATGGAACGGATGCGGCAGTACCTCTCCGCACTCTGCAAGGGCTGGAACGTCCAGCAGGTCAAGGACCTCGTCGCCGAGACCCTGCACGACCTGATCGACCCGATCATCTACGACGAGGCGGCATCCCTCATCGAGGAGCACCACGCCGCCGGCCGGGACGTCGTGATCGTCTCCACCTCCGGCGCCGAGGTCGTCGAACCCATCGGCGAGATGCTCGGAGCCGACCGGGTCGTGGCCACGCGGATGGTCGTCGGCGACGACGGCTGCTTCACCGGAGAGGTGGAGTATTACGCCTACGGCCCCACCAAGGCGGAAGCCATCCGCGAGCTGGCCGAAGCGGAGGGGTACGACCTCTCCCGCTGCTACGCCTACAGCGACTCGGCCACCGACCTGCCCATGCTGGAGGCCGTCGGCAACCCGTACACGGTCAACCCCGACCGGGCACTGCGCCGCGAGGCGACCGCCCGCGACTGGCCGGTTCTGGTCTTCAACCGCCCGGTCCGGCTGAAGCAGCGCCTGCCCGCATTCCGGATGCCTCCGCGCCCCGCGCTGGTGGCCGCCGCGGCGGTGGGCGCGGCCGCGGCCACGGCGGGCCTGGTCTGGTACGCCAGCAGGCGCCGGCAATCCGCATGA
- the ssd gene encoding septum site-determining protein Ssd, translated as MAGTITSDRTPAGERRRAGPLIVTEDAELLDDLLRLCAAAGAHPEVYHSVPEQSADWDAAPLVLVGDDAAGRCRGATRRRDVLLVGRDRDDPGVWRRAVEIGADDVLRLPDAESWLVDRIADVVEGAGRSALTVGVIGGRGGAGASTLACALAVTAAREGRRTMLVDGDPLGGGLDVLLGGEQEEGLRWPDLAASKGRVAGGALEESLPSLRGLRLLSWDRGESVTIRPEAMRSVLAAARRRGGVVVADLPRRIDEATAEALAQLDLGLLVVPAELRAVAGAKRVAATVGTVVRDVRVVVRGPYAAGVDDQWIASVLGLPLAGELPQEPGLAAALTAGAPPGDSARSPLGRFCSAFWERALPEGSTS; from the coding sequence ATGGCCGGAACCATCACATCCGACCGGACACCGGCCGGCGAGCGGCGGCGGGCCGGACCGCTGATCGTGACCGAGGACGCCGAGCTGCTCGACGACCTGCTCCGGCTGTGCGCCGCGGCGGGCGCCCACCCGGAGGTGTACCACTCGGTGCCCGAGCAGAGCGCCGACTGGGACGCCGCGCCGCTCGTCCTGGTCGGTGACGACGCGGCCGGGCGGTGCCGCGGTGCGACGCGCAGACGGGACGTGCTCCTGGTCGGGAGGGACCGGGACGACCCCGGCGTGTGGCGGCGGGCGGTGGAGATCGGCGCGGACGACGTGCTGCGGCTACCCGACGCCGAGAGCTGGCTCGTCGACCGGATCGCGGATGTCGTCGAAGGCGCCGGACGGTCGGCGCTGACGGTCGGTGTGATCGGCGGGCGCGGCGGTGCGGGGGCGTCCACGCTGGCCTGTGCGCTGGCGGTCACCGCCGCTCGGGAGGGCCGGCGGACGATGCTCGTGGACGGCGATCCGCTGGGCGGAGGGCTCGACGTCCTGCTCGGTGGTGAGCAGGAGGAGGGCTTGCGGTGGCCGGATCTCGCCGCCTCCAAGGGCCGTGTCGCCGGCGGCGCCCTGGAAGAGTCCCTGCCGTCGCTGCGCGGACTGCGGCTCCTCAGCTGGGACCGGGGAGAGTCGGTGACGATACGACCGGAGGCGATGCGCTCGGTCCTGGCGGCGGCGCGCAGACGCGGCGGAGTAGTCGTGGCGGACCTGCCGCGACGGATCGACGAGGCCACCGCTGAGGCGCTGGCGCAACTGGATCTGGGGCTGCTCGTGGTGCCCGCCGAACTGCGGGCCGTCGCGGGTGCCAAACGGGTCGCGGCCACGGTGGGCACGGTCGTGCGGGACGTGCGGGTGGTGGTCCGGGGGCCGTACGCCGCCGGGGTCGACGACCAGTGGATCGCGTCCGTGCTCGGCCTGCCGCTCGCGGGGGAGCTGCCTCAGGAACCGGGACTGGCGGCGGCGCTGACCGCGGGCGCACCGCCGGGCGACAGCGCGCGGAGCCCCCTCGGACGGTTCTGTTCGGCGTTCTGGGAGCGGGCGCTGCCGGAAGGGAGCACGTCATGA
- a CDS encoding ATP-binding protein, with product MATVELRFSAQPEHVRTARLVAAAVARRAGVDEAVLDEVRLAVGEACSRAVGLHRSNHVASPIRVVLSEEEKTFSIEVGDEVPGAGVAAADAAGVPGSRSAAPVEEFDDAEGEDEMGLAVITGLVDDVEVSAGEAGGVIRMTWPTTPTTVLP from the coding sequence ATGGCCACCGTTGAACTCCGCTTCAGCGCCCAGCCCGAGCACGTCAGGACCGCCCGTCTCGTGGCGGCCGCCGTGGCGCGCCGAGCCGGGGTCGACGAAGCAGTGCTGGACGAGGTCAGGCTCGCCGTCGGCGAGGCGTGCTCCCGCGCCGTCGGGCTGCACCGCAGCAACCACGTGGCCTCGCCGATCCGGGTCGTGCTGAGCGAGGAGGAGAAGACGTTCTCCATCGAGGTCGGCGACGAGGTCCCGGGCGCGGGCGTGGCGGCGGCCGACGCCGCCGGGGTGCCGGGCAGCCGCAGCGCCGCACCCGTCGAGGAGTTCGACGACGCGGAGGGCGAGGACGAGATGGGCCTCGCCGTGATCACCGGGCTCGTCGACGACGTCGAGGTGTCGGCCGGCGAGGCGGGCGGTGTCATCCGGATGACATGGCCGACGACGCCCACTACCGTTCTGCCCTGA
- a CDS encoding TadA family conjugal transfer-associated ATPase — protein sequence MTAGLLEAVRQRLVESGTDPTPAGVAAALRAQGRLLGDAQVLGAAEELRCELVGTGPLEPLLADPLVTDVLVSAPDRVWVDRGAGLELSDVVFPDAAAVRRLAQRLAAVAGRRLDDARPWVDARLPDGTRMHAVLPPVAVGSTCLSLRVVRPRAFSLAELTAAGTVPPGGEQVLGALVEARVSYLVSGGTGSGKTTLLSTLLGLVGERERIVLAEDSAELRPDHPHVVRLETRPANQEGAGRVTLRDLVRQALRMRPDRLVVGEVRGAEVADLLSALNTGHEGGSGTVHANTAADVPARLEALGTAAGLDRAALHSQVAAALSVVVHLARDRSGQRRIAEVHVLERNTQGLVVTVPALRWGAGGFVHERGWERLRSLIGGVRW from the coding sequence ATGACAGCGGGACTCCTGGAGGCCGTCCGGCAGCGGCTCGTCGAGAGCGGCACGGACCCCACTCCGGCCGGGGTGGCGGCGGCACTGCGAGCGCAGGGGCGCTTACTGGGCGACGCGCAAGTGCTCGGCGCGGCCGAGGAGCTGCGCTGCGAGCTGGTGGGGACCGGACCGCTGGAACCCCTGCTCGCGGACCCGCTGGTGACGGACGTCCTGGTGTCGGCGCCGGACCGGGTGTGGGTGGACCGGGGCGCGGGCCTGGAGCTGTCGGACGTCGTCTTCCCCGACGCGGCGGCGGTACGAAGACTGGCGCAGCGGCTCGCGGCAGTGGCGGGGCGGCGCCTGGACGATGCCCGGCCCTGGGTGGACGCGCGACTGCCGGACGGCACCCGGATGCACGCGGTGCTGCCACCGGTGGCGGTCGGGTCGACGTGCCTGTCCCTGCGGGTGGTGCGCCCCCGGGCCTTCTCCCTGGCGGAGCTCACGGCCGCGGGGACGGTGCCGCCGGGTGGTGAGCAGGTGCTAGGGGCACTGGTCGAGGCGCGGGTGTCGTATCTGGTCAGCGGCGGTACGGGGTCGGGGAAGACGACGTTGCTGTCGACGCTGCTCGGCTTGGTGGGGGAGCGGGAGCGGATCGTCCTGGCCGAGGATTCGGCCGAGTTGCGGCCCGACCACCCCCATGTGGTGCGGCTGGAGACCCGGCCCGCGAACCAGGAAGGGGCAGGCCGGGTGACCCTGCGGGACCTGGTGCGCCAGGCGCTGCGGATGCGGCCCGACCGGCTGGTGGTGGGCGAGGTGCGAGGCGCGGAAGTGGCGGACCTCCTGAGCGCTCTGAACACCGGCCACGAGGGCGGCAGCGGGACCGTGCACGCCAACACGGCCGCCGATGTGCCGGCCCGTCTGGAGGCGTTGGGTACGGCTGCGGGTCTCGACCGGGCGGCGCTGCACAGCCAGGTCGCCGCCGCCCTGTCGGTGGTCGTCCATCTCGCGCGGGACAGGTCGGGACAGCGCCGGATCGCCGAGGTCCACGTGCTGGAGCGGAACACGCAGGGACTGGTCGTGACGGTGCCCGCGCTGCGGTGGGGCGCCGGGGGGTTCGTGCACGAGCGGGGCTGGGAGCGGCTGCGGTCGCTGATCGGGGGTGTGCGGTGGTGA
- a CDS encoding TadE family type IV pilus minor pilin: MPSSEGGGDRGSVTAEAATVLPVLALFTMALVWALMATAAHIQCVDAARAGARAVARSEPRAQAVAAARSAAPDGARVAVDRTGDLWRVRVEAPSPGPGPLRLTLRAEAAALAEDTVGVTP, from the coding sequence ATGCCCAGTTCTGAGGGCGGCGGCGACCGGGGCTCGGTGACCGCCGAGGCGGCCACCGTCCTGCCGGTGCTGGCGCTGTTCACCATGGCCCTCGTATGGGCGCTGATGGCGACCGCCGCGCACATCCAGTGCGTCGACGCGGCGCGGGCCGGGGCACGGGCGGTGGCGCGCTCCGAACCGCGCGCACAGGCGGTCGCGGCGGCCCGGTCAGCCGCGCCGGACGGCGCCCGGGTGGCCGTGGACCGAACCGGCGACCTGTGGCGGGTACGGGTGGAGGCGCCGTCCCCCGGCCCGGGACCGCTACGGCTCACGCTCCGCGCGGAGGCGGCCGCGCTGGCCGAGGACACCGTGGGGGTGACGCCATGA
- a CDS encoding Rv3654c family TadE-like protein, with amino-acid sequence MTLRAAVLGHRKGRPADRPADGGADQAGGTAPHPSGRTGSGASGGTGSRSSAGTAAGAPAGDTPRPAARPPKGPEAQLPHEPAARPPERTGGGRHGTLGTLGALGGRGSAGCTDRGSATVWAAMAATVLCTVFAVVLALGQAVAARHRAGGAADLAALAAADRALWGTSAACGAAERVARAQATEVVRCTVRGEIAEVTARARFGPYAPVVRARAGPPGALPGLPAAVP; translated from the coding sequence ATGACACTCCGGGCAGCCGTACTCGGCCACCGCAAGGGCCGCCCCGCGGACCGACCCGCGGACGGCGGAGCGGACCAGGCGGGCGGCACGGCGCCCCATCCCTCGGGCCGCACGGGGTCCGGTGCCTCGGGCGGCACGGGGTCCCGCTCCTCGGCCGGCACCGCAGCCGGTGCCCCCGCCGGCGACACGCCCCGCCCCGCGGCCCGCCCACCGAAAGGGCCCGAGGCCCAGCTGCCGCACGAGCCCGCGGCTCGCCCACCCGAGCGGACCGGGGGTGGCCGTCACGGCACCCTCGGCACCCTCGGCGCCCTCGGCGGCCGGGGGTCGGCCGGGTGCACGGACCGGGGGTCGGCGACGGTGTGGGCGGCCATGGCGGCGACGGTGCTGTGCACGGTGTTCGCGGTGGTGCTCGCCCTCGGACAGGCGGTGGCCGCCCGGCACCGGGCGGGCGGCGCGGCGGACCTGGCGGCGCTCGCGGCGGCGGACCGGGCGCTGTGGGGAACCTCGGCCGCATGCGGGGCGGCCGAGCGGGTGGCGCGGGCCCAGGCCACGGAGGTGGTCCGCTGCACGGTGCGCGGCGAGATCGCGGAGGTGACGGCAAGGGCCCGGTTCGGGCCGTACGCGCCCGTGGTCAGGGCACGTGCGGGGCCTCCTGGGGCGCTTCCGGGGCTCCCCGCAGCAGTTCCGTGA
- a CDS encoding type II secretion system F family protein yields the protein MSGPHVHSLWVLVALSTGVAWLARMLVARRLRARARRRTAALLGTETGRRRTGWPGRCGSWVRRWAAPMGAAAGGWVLVGGVAGLVVGVVSAYGTWKWQRRPRPVTDEDGEAARGLPLAADLLAACLSAGAGPREAAEAVGESLGGPVGDRLAWAAAELRLGGEPDDVWGRFGEIPGARPLARCLERASASGAPAAEAVSRLAAGLRADRARRATARAQRAQVLITAPVGLCFLPAFLAVGVAPVVIGLAGELL from the coding sequence GTGAGCGGGCCGCACGTCCACAGCCTGTGGGTGCTGGTGGCGCTGTCGACGGGCGTGGCATGGCTCGCGCGGATGCTCGTGGCACGGCGACTGAGGGCCAGGGCGCGCCGGCGTACGGCCGCGCTGCTGGGCACGGAGACCGGGCGGCGCCGGACCGGGTGGCCGGGGCGGTGCGGGTCGTGGGTTCGGCGATGGGCGGCGCCCATGGGGGCCGCGGCCGGGGGCTGGGTCCTGGTTGGCGGGGTGGCCGGGCTCGTCGTGGGCGTCGTCTCGGCGTACGGCACCTGGAAGTGGCAGCGGCGCCCGCGTCCGGTGACGGACGAGGACGGTGAGGCGGCTCGCGGGCTGCCGCTGGCGGCGGATCTGCTCGCCGCGTGCCTGTCGGCCGGCGCCGGGCCACGTGAGGCGGCGGAGGCGGTCGGGGAGTCCCTGGGCGGTCCCGTCGGCGACCGGCTGGCGTGGGCGGCAGCGGAGCTGCGACTGGGCGGCGAACCGGACGACGTGTGGGGCCGGTTCGGTGAGATACCGGGCGCCCGACCCCTGGCGCGCTGCCTGGAGCGGGCGAGCGCCTCGGGCGCCCCGGCGGCGGAGGCGGTCTCCCGGCTCGCCGCCGGCCTGCGGGCCGACCGGGCGCGACGGGCGACGGCCCGCGCGCAGCGCGCGCAGGTACTGATCACCGCACCGGTAGGGCTCTGCTTCCTGCCCGCCTTCCTCGCGGTCGGAGTGGCGCCGGTGGTCATCGGGCTGGCGGGCGAACTGTTGTGA